Proteins encoded in a region of the Dorea longicatena genome:
- a CDS encoding dihydrofolate reductase family protein — protein MNKPYIICHMMTSVDGRIDCAMTSQLPGVEDYYKTLDELNVPTTVSGRVTAELEMAEPGFFEAKNSETYTQEGFSKKADAKGYEIIVDTKGKLLWPDASDMDKPYLIITSEQVTKEYLAYLDGQHISWIACGKERIDLVRACEILASEFGVERMGIVGGPAINTGFLDAGLLDEISILMGAGIDARREMPSVFDGFAMDHPLAHLKLTNVQRFDSDAIWIRYNV, from the coding sequence ATGAACAAACCATATATTATCTGCCACATGATGACTTCTGTTGATGGCAGAATCGACTGTGCCATGACATCCCAGCTTCCGGGTGTCGAGGACTATTATAAGACACTGGACGAACTGAATGTTCCGACTACCGTGAGCGGCCGTGTCACTGCGGAACTTGAGATGGCTGAACCTGGATTCTTCGAAGCAAAAAATTCTGAAACATATACCCAGGAAGGATTTTCTAAAAAAGCTGATGCCAAAGGCTATGAAATTATCGTTGATACCAAGGGAAAGCTTCTCTGGCCGGATGCCTCTGATATGGACAAGCCTTACCTGATCATCACAAGTGAACAGGTAACGAAAGAATATCTGGCATATCTGGACGGACAGCATATCTCATGGATTGCCTGCGGAAAAGAACGGATCGATCTCGTACGTGCCTGCGAGATCCTCGCTTCTGAATTCGGCGTAGAACGCATGGGTATCGTCGGCGGTCCTGCAATCAATACCGGTTTCCTGGATGCCGGACTTCTGGACGAGATCAGCATCCTGATGGGTGCTGGAATCGATGCCAGACGGGAAATGCCTTCTGTCTTCGACGGCTTCGCCATGGATCATCCGCTGGCACATCTGAAGCTTACAAATGTGCAGAGATTTGACAGTGATGCGATCTGGATTCGGTATAATGTATAA
- a CDS encoding MATE family efflux transporter, with amino-acid sequence MGKSKKEKRQAYFFDNKALLALILPLVVEQLLAVLVGMADSIMIASVGEAAVSGVSLVDQIMVLLINAFSALATGGAVVAGQFLGQDRREEACKSATQMVWFITICAIGITVLVYLGKSFILHTVFGKIDQDVMHHADIYLLIVAASIPFMALYNGGAAIFRTMGNSKVTMQISIIMNVINIGGNAILIYGFHRGTEGVAIPTLVSRMTAAIIIIALLCDEKRTLHIERTWRYRINWEMVKKILSIGVPNGLENSMFQLGKIIVLSLVSTFGTYAIAANAVSNAIALFQILPGMAITLAITPVISRCVGAGDYEQAKYYNKKLMLITYVSMTAMVLFIFSLLPFILNAYNLSDLTAKTTADIIHFHGIGAIFIWPVAFSLPATFRAAGDAKACMYISSISMWIFRIGFSYVLGKYMGMGVFGIWVAMVIDWVFRAMCFVIRYFKGSWKKNAIV; translated from the coding sequence ATGGGAAAAAGCAAAAAAGAAAAACGACAGGCATATTTCTTTGATAATAAAGCACTGTTGGCATTGATCCTGCCGTTAGTGGTCGAGCAGCTTCTGGCGGTACTGGTTGGAATGGCGGATTCCATCATGATCGCAAGCGTCGGCGAGGCGGCGGTGTCGGGAGTATCGTTGGTAGATCAGATTATGGTGCTGTTGATCAATGCATTTTCAGCACTGGCTACGGGAGGAGCAGTCGTTGCGGGGCAGTTCCTGGGACAGGACAGACGGGAAGAAGCCTGTAAGTCGGCAACGCAGATGGTATGGTTTATCACGATCTGTGCAATCGGCATTACAGTGCTTGTATATCTGGGAAAATCCTTTATTTTACATACAGTATTTGGAAAAATCGACCAGGATGTGATGCATCATGCAGACATTTACCTGCTGATCGTGGCGGCATCGATTCCATTCATGGCACTGTATAACGGAGGAGCGGCGATCTTCCGTACAATGGGCAATTCGAAGGTAACAATGCAAATATCGATCATCATGAACGTTATTAATATAGGAGGAAATGCGATCCTGATCTATGGTTTTCACCGTGGAACGGAAGGAGTTGCGATTCCGACACTGGTGTCAAGGATGACGGCGGCGATTATTATAATTGCGCTATTGTGTGATGAGAAACGGACACTTCACATAGAACGGACCTGGCGTTACCGAATTAACTGGGAAATGGTTAAGAAGATTCTAAGTATCGGTGTGCCGAATGGCCTGGAGAACAGTATGTTCCAGCTTGGAAAGATTATCGTGCTCAGCCTGGTATCGACATTCGGAACCTATGCGATTGCGGCAAATGCGGTGTCAAATGCAATCGCATTGTTCCAGATCCTTCCGGGAATGGCAATTACGCTGGCAATCACACCGGTTATTTCCAGATGTGTGGGTGCGGGTGATTATGAACAGGCGAAGTATTATAATAAGAAATTAATGCTCATTACTTATGTCAGTATGACTGCGATGGTATTATTTATATTCTCCTTACTGCCATTTATATTAAATGCATATAACCTGTCCGATCTTACAGCAAAGACGACGGCGGATATCATACATTTCCACGGAATCGGTGCGATATTTATCTGGCCGGTTGCGTTCAGCCTGCCTGCGACGTTCCGTGCAGCGGGTGATGCGAAGGCATGTATGTACATTTCGAGCATATCCATGTGGATCTTCCGAATCGGATTCAGTTACGTGCTTGGAAAATATATGGGAATGGGTGTATTCGGTATCTGGGTTGCGATGGTGATCGACTGGGTATTCCGGGCAATGTGTTTCGTGATCCGGTATTTCAAAGGAAGTTGGAAGAAAAATGCGATTGTATAG
- a CDS encoding HPr family phosphocarrier protein — translation MSTKNVIFSNPGDVIDFVKIVEKYPFDMDMKRGRYIVDAKSLLGLMNLGFDQKIELKVYDEECDDLWKELDKFVAA, via the coding sequence ATGAGTACGAAAAATGTTATTTTTTCGAATCCGGGTGATGTGATAGATTTTGTAAAGATCGTAGAAAAATATCCTTTTGATATGGATATGAAACGGGGTAGATATATTGTAGATGCAAAGTCCCTGTTAGGTCTTATGAATCTTGGATTTGACCAGAAGATCGAGCTGAAAGTATATGATGAAGAATGCGATGATCTCTGGAAAGAGCTGGATAAATTCGTAGCTGCGTAG
- a CDS encoding PIN domain-containing protein: protein MIIQEIKESGCEFRVIKLKGTGKNALDFYIAAECGIISERGENEIAIISNDKGFQAVIDFFGADQNANRIQIVKAGNIENALTLFHAPEDAERRKKIQNRKLLLDLSAESARIEEGNRIKKELKNILTGTEYECKSAEIIDFVSAKRHQGKKDLYMGALHQFGRKDGRKIYQLLKRKMSE from the coding sequence ATGATTATACAGGAGATTAAAGAGAGTGGCTGTGAATTCCGGGTTATAAAATTAAAAGGTACAGGAAAGAATGCACTTGATTTTTATATTGCGGCAGAATGTGGAATCATTAGTGAAAGAGGAGAAAATGAGATTGCAATCATAAGCAATGATAAAGGATTTCAGGCCGTTATTGATTTCTTTGGAGCGGATCAGAATGCGAATCGGATTCAAATTGTCAAAGCAGGAAATATAGAAAATGCACTTACATTATTTCATGCACCGGAGGATGCAGAGAGAAGAAAGAAAATACAGAATCGAAAATTATTATTAGATTTGTCTGCAGAGAGTGCCCGGATTGAAGAAGGTAACAGAATAAAAAAAGAATTGAAAAATATTCTGACTGGAACAGAATATGAATGCAAATCAGCGGAAATTATTGATTTTGTGAGTGCAAAGAGACATCAGGGGAAGAAAGACTTGTATATGGGAGCACTTCATCAATTTGGCAGAAAAGATGGCAGGAAAATATATCAATTATTAAAGCGTAAAATGAGTGAATGA
- the guaA gene encoding glutamine-hydrolyzing GMP synthase, translated as MKKELVIVIDFGGQYNQLVARRVRECNVYCEIYSYKTDIEKIKAMNPKGIILTGGPNSCYEADSPTYKKELFELGIPVLGLCYGAQLMMHVLGGKVESAPVREYGKTEVLVDKKDSKIFEGVSEKTICWMSHFDYISQVAPGFEITAHTADCPVAAAENTEAGLYAIQYHPEVLHTAEGTKMLSNFVLGVCGCAGDWKMDAFVENTIREIREKVGDGRVLLALSGGVDSSVAAGLLSRAIGKQLTCVFVDHGLLRKDEGDEVEGVFGPNGQFDLNFIRVNAQQRYYDKLAGVTEPEAKRKIIGEEFIRIFEEEAKKIGAVDFLAQGTIYPDVVESGLGGESGVIKSHHNVGGLPEHVDFKDIIEPLRDLFKDEVRKAGLELGIPERLVFRQPFPGPGLGIRIIGEVTEEKVKIVQDADAIYREEIANAGLDKNINQYFAALTNMRSVGVMGDERTYDYAVALRAVTTVDFMTAEAAEIPYDVLNKVMSRIINEVKGVNRVFYDLTSKPPGTIEFE; from the coding sequence GTGAAAAAAGAATTAGTAATTGTCATTGACTTTGGTGGACAGTACAATCAGCTGGTAGCAAGACGTGTCAGAGAATGCAATGTATATTGCGAGATCTACTCATATAAGACAGATATTGAGAAGATCAAAGCTATGAATCCTAAGGGAATCATCCTGACAGGCGGACCAAACAGCTGTTATGAAGCAGATTCCCCGACATATAAAAAAGAATTGTTCGAACTTGGTATCCCGGTTCTTGGATTATGTTACGGTGCACAGCTTATGATGCATGTACTTGGAGGAAAGGTAGAATCCGCTCCGGTACGTGAGTATGGTAAGACAGAGGTGCTGGTAGATAAGAAAGATTCCAAGATTTTCGAAGGTGTATCTGAGAAGACCATCTGCTGGATGAGCCATTTTGACTATATCTCACAGGTTGCACCTGGATTCGAGATCACAGCACACACAGCAGACTGCCCGGTCGCAGCAGCTGAGAATACAGAAGCTGGATTATATGCGATCCAGTATCATCCGGAAGTACTTCACACAGCAGAAGGAACTAAGATGTTATCGAACTTCGTATTAGGTGTCTGCGGATGTGCAGGCGACTGGAAGATGGATGCATTCGTAGAGAATACAATCCGGGAGATCCGCGAAAAAGTCGGCGACGGAAGAGTACTTCTTGCACTGTCAGGCGGAGTAGATTCTTCAGTGGCAGCAGGATTGTTATCCAGAGCTATCGGAAAGCAGTTGACATGTGTATTTGTCGATCATGGTCTTCTCCGTAAAGACGAAGGTGATGAAGTAGAAGGTGTATTCGGACCAAATGGACAGTTCGACCTGAACTTTATCCGTGTAAATGCGCAGCAGAGATATTACGATAAATTAGCCGGAGTAACAGAACCAGAAGCAAAACGTAAGATCATCGGTGAAGAATTCATCCGTATCTTCGAAGAAGAAGCCAAGAAGATCGGTGCTGTAGACTTCCTCGCACAGGGAACCATTTATCCGGACGTTGTAGAAAGCGGACTCGGTGGAGAATCCGGAGTGATTAAATCTCACCACAATGTAGGTGGACTTCCGGAGCATGTAGATTTTAAAGATATCATTGAGCCTCTTCGTGATCTGTTCAAAGACGAAGTACGTAAGGCAGGATTGGAGCTTGGAATTCCGGAGAGACTGGTATTCCGTCAGCCATTCCCTGGACCTGGACTTGGAATCCGTATCATCGGTGAAGTCACAGAAGAAAAAGTTAAGATCGTTCAGGATGCAGATGCTATCTATAGAGAAGAGATTGCTAACGCGGGTCTTGATAAGAACATCAACCAGTACTTCGCAGCACTGACAAATATGAGAAGTGTCGGCGTTATGGGTGATGAGAGAACATACGATTATGCTGTTGCTTTAAGAGCAGTAACAACTGTAGATTTCATGACAGCTGAGGCTGCTGAAATTCCTTATGATGTACTGAATAAGGTGATGAGCAGGATTATTAATGAGGTTAAGGGAGTTAACAGAGTATTCTATGATCTGACTAGTAAACCGCCTGGAACGATTGAGTTTGAATAA
- a CDS encoding aldo/keto reductase, translating into MDDDKVADAVKAAADLGYRHFDTAQAYGNERGVGEGIRTCGIPREELFIVSKVAAEHKTYEDAKANLW; encoded by the coding sequence ATCGATGATGATAAAGTCGCTGATGCAGTCAAAGCTGCTGCCGATCTCGGCTACAGACATTTTGACACTGCACAGGCTTACGGAAATGAGCGTGGTGTCGGCGAAGGAATCCGTACATGTGGTATTCCGAGAGAAGAATTATTCATTGTATCCAAAGTTGCTGCAGAGCATAAAACTTATGAAGATGCCAAAGCAAACCTATGGTAA
- a CDS encoding helix-turn-helix domain-containing protein — MYTLEDLFDRRSPVGTRLEQILMEKKCTKAELSKKTGVSRPTIDKVLSGTITSKKNYETHMSKIMNYLQITPDILLGNNACSSNRVREIRSIIRISTEKMASATGISQERLQQIEAGEKATITELREIAMQLRTSTHVITNQYFFEPQFSEMEYYMDMKDALDEISGFWGHVGIKLCGIDKYMWYPINSNTRKMIYKGIDEELMVIPCMNNKVLFLNMSNIEDITLSDFDADTPSGKNWDEHVSCGEIPLVVYEALEDYEENSQVTLYNDTENSTELYKYLMEYVRKNGWTEEDIFQLLNTSVFYYLDGRKKSTIIDFYQDSDDIIETIEMVYGYDFTDIEQNFMFYIDAHDETENFVNLKGISMMELPLLKVEEEIFRRNDQ, encoded by the coding sequence ATGTATACATTGGAGGATTTGTTTGATAGACGAAGTCCGGTAGGAACACGTCTGGAACAGATTTTAATGGAAAAGAAATGTACTAAAGCAGAGTTGTCAAAGAAGACAGGGGTTTCCAGACCGACAATAGATAAGGTTTTAAGTGGAACTATTACCAGCAAAAAAAATTATGAAACACATATGTCAAAAATAATGAATTATCTCCAAATAACACCAGATATTTTATTGGGAAATAATGCATGCAGTTCAAATAGAGTGCGTGAAATTCGAAGTATAATAAGAATATCTACAGAAAAAATGGCGAGTGCGACGGGAATTTCTCAGGAAAGATTACAACAGATAGAGGCCGGGGAGAAGGCAACAATCACAGAACTTAGGGAGATTGCGATGCAGCTTCGTACGAGCACTCATGTTATAACAAATCAATACTTTTTTGAACCACAATTTAGTGAAATGGAATATTATATGGATATGAAGGATGCACTTGATGAAATTAGTGGATTTTGGGGACATGTAGGAATCAAGTTATGTGGAATTGACAAATATATGTGGTATCCAATTAACAGTAATACACGAAAGATGATATATAAGGGCATTGATGAAGAGTTAATGGTGATTCCATGTATGAATAATAAGGTATTATTTTTGAACATGTCAAATATAGAAGATATCACCTTAAGTGACTTTGACGCGGATACACCTAGTGGGAAAAATTGGGATGAGCATGTAAGTTGCGGAGAAATTCCATTGGTAGTATATGAGGCACTTGAAGATTATGAAGAAAATAGTCAGGTGACTTTATATAATGATACTGAAAATTCCACCGAACTGTATAAATATCTTATGGAATATGTTCGGAAAAATGGATGGACAGAAGAAGATATTTTTCAGTTGTTAAATACGTCTGTATTTTATTACCTTGATGGAAGAAAGAAAAGTACAATTATTGATTTTTATCAAGACTCAGATGATATTATCGAAACGATAGAGATGGTTTATGGATATGATTTTACTGATATAGAACAAAATTTTATGTTTTATATTGATGCGCACGACGAAACAGAAAACTTTGTAAATTTAAAGGGCATTTCGATGATGGAATTGCCACTGTTGAAGGTGGAAGAAGAAATTTTCAGGAGGAATGATCAATGA
- a CDS encoding DUF2007 domain-containing protein, which yields MKATGCKKIYNAENIIEAEMLVEMLKENGIAAFTQEPSSSVAAYGVAGFGVYGVDIWAEADEAEKAVQIIEEIEKSLDTENAE from the coding sequence ATGAAAGCAACAGGATGCAAAAAAATCTACAATGCAGAAAATATCATTGAGGCAGAGATGCTGGTAGAAATGCTAAAAGAAAATGGAATTGCTGCATTCACACAGGAACCAAGCTCAAGTGTAGCAGCATATGGAGTTGCCGGATTCGGAGTATACGGCGTTGATATCTGGGCAGAGGCGGATGAAGCAGAAAAAGCAGTGCAGATTATAGAGGAGATTGAAAAATCTCTGGATACAGAGAATGCGGAATAA
- a CDS encoding aldo/keto reductase, producing the protein MVNQILLHISNTPLELVEYCQKKGIAVEAYSPIAHGEILHQPEIASMAEKYGVSVPQLCIRYTLQLGAISLPKTGNPEHMKTNADVDFEISAEDMEVLKNFKHIESYGESSGFPVYGGKL; encoded by the coding sequence ATGGTAAATCAGATTCTTCTTCACATCAGCAACACTCCTCTGGAACTTGTTGAGTACTGCCAGAAGAAGGGTATCGCTGTAGAAGCTTACTCCCCAATCGCTCATGGCGAGATTTTACACCAGCCGGAGATTGCCTCTATGGCTGAAAAATACGGAGTATCTGTTCCACAGCTTTGCATCCGTTATACACTGCAGCTCGGTGCGATTTCACTTCCTAAAACCGGTAATCCAGAACATATGAAGACAAATGCCGATGTAGACTTTGAGATTAGTGCCGAAGATATGGAAGTTCTGAAGAATTTCAAACATATCGAAAGCTATGGAGAAAGCAGCGGATTCCCGGTATACGGCGGAAAACTGTAA
- a CDS encoding DegV family protein: MQKKVQIVSDGSLDLSQEITKEHDIEVVPFYVSFDSETYQKEMVELGVRDFYNEMVEHPDVFPKSSMPSVDDFYQVFEKSVKEQIPVICICITRKFSGSLQSATVAKEMIEEEYPDAKITLIDSTVNTVLQGLFVLEACRLRDMGLGYEEIVEKILPIRETGRIFFTIGSIDYLRHGGRIGKLAGIAAGALGIKPMITLKEGEIFSSGLARNRIKSMKKVVDMTKNYLDEIDAKPGEYNFCIGYGYDYDEAVRFREMIKDLIKERLGIDEIGIYQIGATIGVHTGPYPLGVGIIKKAEV, translated from the coding sequence ATGCAGAAGAAAGTGCAGATTGTCAGTGACGGATCGTTGGATCTTTCGCAGGAGATTACAAAAGAGCATGATATAGAGGTTGTGCCATTCTATGTGTCTTTTGACAGTGAGACATATCAGAAGGAAATGGTGGAATTAGGGGTCAGAGATTTTTATAACGAAATGGTGGAACACCCGGATGTATTTCCGAAGTCTTCCATGCCATCGGTGGATGACTTCTATCAGGTGTTCGAAAAAAGTGTGAAAGAGCAGATTCCGGTTATCTGCATCTGTATTACCCGCAAATTCAGCGGTTCACTGCAGTCGGCAACTGTCGCAAAGGAAATGATCGAAGAAGAGTACCCGGATGCAAAGATTACGCTGATCGACTCAACGGTGAATACAGTACTGCAGGGGCTTTTCGTGTTAGAAGCATGCAGACTGCGTGATATGGGATTGGGATATGAAGAAATTGTGGAGAAAATTCTTCCGATACGCGAGACGGGACGGATCTTCTTTACAATCGGAAGTATTGATTATCTGAGACATGGTGGACGAATCGGTAAACTGGCCGGGATAGCTGCCGGAGCACTGGGGATAAAACCGATGATTACATTAAAAGAAGGGGAAATCTTCAGTTCCGGACTGGCAAGAAACCGTATCAAGTCTATGAAAAAGGTTGTAGATATGACGAAAAATTATCTGGACGAGATCGATGCAAAACCTGGTGAATATAATTTTTGCATCGGATATGGTTATGACTATGACGAGGCAGTCAGATTCCGTGAGATGATAAAGGATCTGATAAAAGAACGGCTTGGAATCGATGAGATCGGAATCTACCAGATTGGAGCAACGATTGGTGTGCATACAGGACCGTATCCGCTTGGTGTCGGAATTATTAAGAAGGCAGAAGTTTAA
- a CDS encoding helix-turn-helix domain-containing protein: protein MDILDKERLKECRLKLGITKQEAAKRIQISQPAYLRYEAGSRNPSIQIISKMAEVFSTSTDYLIGKSADSSPNRLVVEQSDTPALFSLVETCKTLNAAQLMRLTAYAKALSNVTSDSEK from the coding sequence ATGGATATTTTAGATAAAGAACGATTAAAAGAATGTCGACTGAAACTAGGGATAACCAAACAAGAGGCTGCCAAAAGAATTCAGATTTCTCAACCTGCGTATCTGCGATACGAGGCCGGTTCACGTAACCCTTCTATACAGATTATTTCTAAAATGGCTGAAGTTTTTTCAACATCTACAGATTATCTTATTGGAAAATCTGCAGATTCAAGTCCGAATAGACTAGTCGTTGAACAAAGTGACACTCCAGCGCTATTTTCTCTCGTTGAAACATGCAAAACTCTAAACGCGGCTCAACTAATGCGGCTCACGGCTTATGCAAAGGCATTATCAAATGTTACTTCTGATAGTGAAAAATAA
- a CDS encoding response regulator transcription factor, whose protein sequence is MRIIVIEDNELYKNELLQCLEQEESDIEIVGSASNGAEGLALTEKLIRDNLTPDVIFTDVRMPEVDGFEMIEALQRRGISCKIVVTSSCPEFLYAKRAMELGAVDFLVKPLKVYEVRNVLGRLRRELESEKKWKHILNLEYIFLNAMAGKIKDDQQIGDLIKEGYGIAPEERIGVLGIGMSSNYEKYKEQVLQMLKELEIFNQQQDFCAYTIEMYGRQSFVVLFYHMGNEHETYQYLEQTIVPMICNTVRGRVICTWAVSNGFGNMYEAVRELDHAAEWNLILKKGTLICKEKIQKIALYPYKYPVNLEKEAKEALLNKDAKRLKKIFSRYWDYCRELPCTPQEAKEGCIRIALVLIQMAAETGAVQAQRKGQTFLQRISRANGWTDVEEKVDTFFEYLTSKDEAENDMSLLIQKALENIREYYDQGITLEEIAEKLHVTEEYLSTQFRKETGRTFTETIRGYRIERIKELLTATNWKLTKIAELAGYTDPKYMSRVFKEETGMLPLEYRKKNG, encoded by the coding sequence GTGAGAATAATTGTCATAGAAGATAATGAATTATATAAGAACGAACTGTTACAATGTCTGGAACAGGAAGAGTCGGATATAGAGATCGTGGGGAGTGCGTCCAACGGGGCAGAAGGTCTTGCGCTGACCGAAAAACTGATACGGGATAATCTCACACCGGATGTGATATTTACGGATGTCCGGATGCCGGAGGTGGATGGATTCGAGATGATCGAGGCATTGCAGAGAAGAGGGATATCCTGCAAAATTGTGGTTACAAGTTCCTGCCCGGAATTCCTTTATGCGAAACGCGCGATGGAACTTGGTGCTGTAGATTTTCTGGTCAAACCGTTGAAAGTCTACGAGGTGCGTAATGTACTGGGAAGGCTGAGAAGAGAGCTGGAAAGCGAGAAAAAGTGGAAACACATTCTGAATCTGGAATACATTTTCCTGAATGCGATGGCTGGGAAGATCAAAGATGATCAGCAGATAGGAGACCTTATAAAGGAAGGATACGGAATTGCACCGGAGGAACGGATTGGTGTTCTTGGTATCGGCATGAGTTCTAATTATGAGAAATATAAAGAACAAGTGCTGCAGATGCTGAAAGAATTGGAAATCTTCAATCAGCAACAGGATTTCTGTGCCTATACCATCGAGATGTACGGACGTCAGAGTTTTGTGGTCCTTTTTTATCATATGGGAAATGAACATGAGACCTATCAGTATCTGGAACAGACGATTGTTCCGATGATCTGCAATACGGTGCGCGGAAGGGTGATCTGTACATGGGCGGTCAGCAACGGATTCGGCAATATGTACGAAGCGGTCAGAGAACTAGATCATGCGGCAGAATGGAATCTGATATTGAAAAAGGGAACATTGATCTGTAAAGAAAAAATACAGAAAATTGCATTATATCCATATAAATATCCGGTGAACCTTGAAAAAGAAGCCAAGGAAGCATTACTGAATAAAGATGCGAAACGATTGAAAAAAATATTTTCCAGATACTGGGATTATTGCAGGGAACTTCCATGTACCCCGCAGGAGGCCAAGGAGGGCTGTATCCGTATTGCACTGGTTCTGATCCAGATGGCAGCGGAAACCGGGGCGGTACAGGCACAGAGAAAAGGACAGACATTTCTTCAGCGGATTTCCAGGGCAAATGGATGGACAGATGTGGAAGAAAAAGTGGATACTTTTTTTGAATATCTGACGAGCAAAGACGAAGCGGAAAACGATATGAGTCTTCTGATTCAAAAGGCACTGGAGAATATCCGAGAATATTATGATCAGGGTATTACATTGGAAGAGATTGCAGAAAAGCTACATGTGACGGAAGAATATCTGAGCACTCAGTTTCGAAAAGAGACGGGACGGACATTTACAGAGACGATCCGTGGGTACCGGATTGAACGTATAAAAGAACTTCTGACGGCAACGAACTGGAAGCTGACTAAAATTGCGGAACTGGCAGGTTATACCGATCCGAAATACATGAGCCGCGTGTTCAAGGAAGAGACTGGAATGTTGCCACTTGAATACCGGAAAAAGAACGGTTAG
- a CDS encoding 8-oxo-dGTP diphosphatase, whose product MSQKNHKMTDGKLLQTDKKYAQLKLKQKEKIAEWMFQVTRDYYTKNYTFPNDRQIEKVVNIVYEKIEEAEIWVPYGEVLRHYKSKRSAINRRVRKELNEKEENRNEKVCFMNMCMVQDDKGNVLALDKVNDSYTGTTFPGGHVEQNEIFQKSIIREVWEETGLTIESPKLCGLYHWHEDGVHSVIMLYKAEKFIGELKSSEEGQVYWIPLEELKTRELATGMKYVLQILGADQVNECYMHLESEGYVGDLY is encoded by the coding sequence ATGTCACAGAAAAACCATAAGATGACAGATGGTAAATTACTGCAGACGGATAAGAAATACGCTCAGTTAAAATTAAAACAAAAAGAAAAGATTGCAGAATGGATGTTTCAGGTAACCAGAGACTATTATACAAAAAATTACACATTTCCAAATGACAGACAGATAGAAAAAGTGGTGAATATAGTTTATGAAAAAATCGAAGAAGCAGAGATCTGGGTTCCTTATGGAGAAGTGCTCAGGCATTATAAATCTAAAAGGTCAGCTATTAACAGGCGTGTAAGAAAAGAACTGAATGAAAAGGAAGAGAACAGAAACGAGAAAGTCTGTTTTATGAATATGTGTATGGTACAGGATGATAAAGGAAATGTATTGGCGTTGGATAAGGTGAATGACAGTTATACCGGTACAACTTTTCCGGGCGGACATGTAGAACAGAATGAAATATTTCAGAAATCCATAATCCGGGAAGTGTGGGAAGAGACGGGACTTACGATTGAGTCGCCGAAGCTTTGTGGTTTGTATCACTGGCATGAGGACGGTGTACATAGCGTGATTATGTTATATAAAGCAGAAAAATTCATCGGAGAACTGAAAAGTTCTGAGGAAGGACAAGTATATTGGATCCCGTTAGAAGAACTGAAAACCAGAGAACTGGCTACAGGGATGAAATATGTGTTACAGATTTTAGGAGCGGATCAGGTGAATGAGTGTTATATGCATTTGGAATCGGAAGGGTATGTAGGAGATCTGTATTAA